One Mycolicibacterium fallax genomic window, ATTCGAGGTGGCGACACCTGGATCTGGGTGGGCGGGTCTGCGTACTGACGCTGCGCCGACGCCGGTTACGGTGCCCCTCCCATGGTGTCCTCGCCGAGTCGGTGCCCTTCGCCCGGCCGGGGTCAGGGTTCACCCGCGACTTCGAGGACCTCGCGGTCTGGCTGGTCTCCAAGTGTGACAAGACGACGGTCTCGCGGTTCTGCCGCGTCACGTGGCGCACCGTCGGGGCGATGTGTGCCCGCGTCGTGACCGAGAAACTGGACCCCGACCGACTTCGCGGGCTGGTCGATATCGGCGTCGATGAGATCTCCTGGCGCAAGCACCACAAGTACCTGACGCTGGTCTCTGACCACGACACCGGCACCATCGTCTGGGGTGCCCCGGGCAAGACCGCGGCCACCCTCGATGGGTTCTTCACCGCCGCCCTGCCCGAGGGCGGGGCGGCCTCGATCGAGGCCGTCTCGATGGACCTCGGGCCGGCGTACGCGAAATCGGTTCGCGCCCATGCCCCGCAGGCAATGATCTGCTTCGACCCGTTCCACGTCGTCAAGCTCGCCAACGACGCCCTCGACGACGTCCGCCGCCAGGTATGGCAG contains:
- a CDS encoding ISL3 family transposase, with the protein product MTVSVRLRRRVMCCPHCDFRTRRCYDTRGVDSRWRHLDLGGRVCVLTLRRRRLRCPSHGVLAESVPFARPGSGFTRDFEDLAVWLVSKCDKTTVSRFCRVTWRTVGAMCARVVTEKLDPDRLRGLVDIGVDEISWRKHHKYLTLVSDHDTGTIVWGAPGKTAATLDGFFTAALPEGGAASIEAVSMDLGPAYAKSVRAHAPQAMICFDPFHVVKLANDALDDVRRQVWQSARKLSNKQIARTYKGARWALLKNPDSLTATQKATLAQLKREGGALVRAYELKESLRAVFAGDLDTDTVTHMLAKWCSWAQRCRIPQFIKVGTTIKKHLDGIHAAVEHGLANGRHEGLNNKVRLIIRRAYGFHTAEHALAMIMLACGPVTLELPYHTTLRPHSRQ